A part of Melittangium boletus DSM 14713 genomic DNA contains:
- a CDS encoding AAA family ATPase, translating to MNAPARAVVSPLASAATARAALERVAANLALAVQGKEKELRLAVTCVAAGGHLLLEDVPGVGKTTLVEALARSFGLSLSRVQFTADLMPTDILGAQVFHSATGTFSFRPGPIFRQLVLADELNRAPPRTQSALLEAMAQGQVSLDGTTHPLPRPFTVVATQNPVDFSGTYPLPDSQLDRFLMRLSLGHPAPEVEARLLTQQRDTTSAVEVLEAVSTPEELAGLRAQVAAQRLDTAVAEYVVHLAQATRAHGDIERGASTRAVLALGMAARAHALWDARDFVTPGDVRAVLGPCLAHRLLLRSATQGAYTRDEALHLVEEVARKVPAPR from the coding sequence ATGAACGCCCCTGCCCGAGCCGTCGTCAGTCCCCTTGCTTCCGCCGCCACCGCCCGCGCCGCGCTCGAGCGCGTGGCCGCCAACCTCGCGCTCGCCGTGCAGGGCAAGGAGAAGGAGCTCCGCCTCGCCGTCACCTGCGTGGCGGCCGGAGGACACCTGCTGTTGGAGGACGTGCCCGGCGTGGGGAAGACCACGCTCGTGGAGGCCCTGGCTCGCTCCTTCGGGCTGAGTCTGTCGCGCGTGCAGTTCACCGCGGACCTGATGCCCACCGACATCCTCGGCGCCCAGGTCTTCCACTCCGCCACGGGCACCTTCTCCTTCCGGCCCGGCCCCATCTTCCGGCAGCTCGTGCTGGCCGACGAGCTCAACCGCGCGCCGCCGCGCACCCAGTCCGCGCTCCTGGAGGCCATGGCCCAGGGGCAGGTGTCCCTGGACGGCACCACCCACCCCCTGCCCCGCCCCTTCACGGTGGTGGCCACGCAGAACCCGGTGGACTTCTCCGGCACCTACCCCCTGCCGGATTCCCAGTTGGATCGCTTCCTCATGCGCCTGTCGCTCGGCCACCCCGCGCCCGAGGTGGAGGCGCGGCTGCTCACCCAGCAGCGCGACACCACCTCGGCCGTGGAGGTGCTGGAGGCGGTGAGCACGCCGGAGGAGCTGGCCGGACTGCGCGCCCAGGTGGCCGCGCAGCGCCTGGACACCGCCGTGGCCGAGTACGTGGTGCACCTGGCCCAGGCCACGCGCGCGCACGGCGACATCGAGCGGGGCGCCTCCACGCGCGCGGTGCTGGCGCTGGGCATGGCCGCCCGGGCGCACGCGCTCTGGGACGCGCGCGACTTCGTGACGCCCGGGGACGTCCGGGCGGTGTTGGGGCCGTGTCTGGCGCACCGGCTGCTGCTGCGCAGCGCCACGCAAGGGGCCTATACCCGCGATGAGGCGCTGCACCTCGTCGAGGAGGTCGCCCGGAAGGTCCCGGCGCCCCGGTGA
- a CDS encoding lmo0937 family membrane protein: protein MYWTMSAILFLLWVLGSVTGSTEGHWVHLLLIFSLVTLTLALAQRGRGSLAS, encoded by the coding sequence GTGTACTGGACGATGAGCGCGATCCTGTTCTTGTTGTGGGTGCTCGGATCGGTGACGGGGTCGACCGAGGGCCATTGGGTTCATCTGTTGCTGATCTTCTCGTTGGTGACCCTGACCCTCGCGCTGGCGCAGCGTGGACGGGGGTCCCTCGCGTCATGA
- a CDS encoding DUF58 domain-containing protein: MRARLRPPRTLKVTRMGRTYLVVTFGVGLGALNTGNNLLYLVLGLLLSVIILSGVLSERCLRDLTVRRVGVDGAFAGEPFAFRWGITRREGHAFALTLSEADSALTGEGSVGYLPAGAEHVVRADLTAPRRGPMKLLGVRVTTTWPLGLFAKTRVFELPGTLLVYPRRGFACGPPEDAAVSHVGEAPSPRRLDGTGDLAGLRELGEHEDARRVHWLKSASANRLLKVEREREERRTYVLEVRSGLEAEALERRCEEVAEQAHRLIEAGHEVGLELPGQRLRPGAGSGQERALLRALAWLGFEDEREEEAA, translated from the coding sequence CTGCGCGCCAGACTCCGTCCGCCGCGCACCCTCAAGGTGACGCGCATGGGACGCACCTACCTCGTGGTGACGTTCGGCGTGGGCCTGGGCGCGCTCAACACGGGCAACAACCTGCTCTACCTGGTGCTGGGCCTGCTGCTGAGCGTCATCATCCTCTCCGGCGTGTTGTCCGAGCGGTGTCTGCGCGACCTGACGGTGCGGCGCGTGGGCGTGGACGGCGCGTTCGCGGGCGAGCCCTTCGCCTTCCGCTGGGGCATCACCCGCCGCGAGGGGCATGCCTTCGCCCTCACCCTGTCCGAGGCGGACTCCGCGCTCACCGGAGAGGGCAGCGTGGGCTATCTGCCCGCGGGCGCCGAGCACGTGGTGCGCGCGGACCTCACCGCGCCCCGGCGGGGTCCGATGAAGCTCTTGGGCGTGCGGGTCACCACCACGTGGCCGCTGGGCCTGTTCGCCAAGACGCGCGTCTTCGAGCTGCCGGGCACGCTGCTCGTCTACCCGCGGCGAGGCTTCGCGTGTGGCCCGCCGGAGGATGCCGCGGTGAGCCACGTGGGCGAGGCCCCGAGTCCCCGTCGGCTGGACGGGACGGGAGACCTGGCGGGGCTGCGCGAGCTGGGGGAGCACGAGGACGCGCGGCGCGTGCATTGGCTCAAGAGCGCCTCGGCCAACCGGCTCCTCAAGGTGGAGCGCGAGCGCGAGGAGCGGCGCACCTATGTCCTCGAGGTCCGCTCCGGGCTCGAGGCGGAGGCGCTGGAGCGGCGGTGCGAGGAAGTGGCCGAGCAGGCCCACCGGCTCATCGAGGCCGGCCACGAGGTGGGCCTGGAGCTGCCCGGCCAGCGGCTGCGGCCCGGGGCGGGCAGTGGGCAGGAGCGCGCCCTGCTGCGGGCCCTGGCGTGGCTGGGCTTCGAGGATGAGCGGGAAGAGGAGGCGGCATGA
- a CDS encoding tetratricopeptide repeat protein, with translation MHRLILSAVLLLLAPLAASAQDKGAYDQALSAFNSGNVERAAPRFQELAARASDADVRARSEFYLAQSFARMKLPVSALLAYARVVAAGPQHPSYLQALEGLVEVQQGLNEQNLVPNLLDKAYTPEVRDTWTKLPREVLARVNYQLATISHRRGKLEDARTLLEAVPADSHFHARARYLLGVVLADPHYPGRPAEASTLDAAAIAAFQGAREAAKDDSQAGHDEVTQLALLGLGRLHYGRHEYPAAIAAYEAVPRYARFWDQALFENGFARFQDEDFGGALGSLQALHAPQFENAFQPESWILKATVYYYSCLFDEVKTTLAAYDSLYEPMAKQIAPFTGEDMDLLSAYNLVVAENRRLPQPIYLWIRENERIQDVMRMVAQVDAERRRVNEQAAWRGTGLVQETVSSLEEVRGTLMQIGGRFAKSRLQEAAQNLRTFADQAEIIRVQTALDEKDLLLAGVDQKGLLKTQSIYRPKMPGADWNYWKFQGEFWRDEIGYYQYTLKRGCPAKPQR, from the coding sequence ATGCACCGACTGATCCTTTCCGCCGTCCTGCTGCTCCTCGCGCCGCTGGCCGCTTCCGCCCAGGACAAGGGCGCGTATGACCAGGCGCTCTCGGCCTTCAACTCGGGAAACGTGGAGCGTGCCGCGCCTCGTTTCCAGGAGCTGGCCGCCCGCGCGAGCGACGCCGACGTGCGCGCCCGCTCCGAGTTCTACCTGGCCCAGAGCTTCGCCCGGATGAAGCTGCCCGTCAGCGCGCTCCTGGCCTATGCGCGCGTCGTCGCCGCCGGGCCCCAGCACCCCTCCTACCTCCAAGCCCTGGAGGGGCTCGTGGAGGTGCAGCAGGGGCTCAACGAGCAGAACCTCGTGCCCAACCTGCTCGACAAGGCGTACACGCCCGAGGTGCGTGACACCTGGACGAAGCTGCCGCGCGAGGTGCTCGCCCGGGTCAACTACCAGCTCGCCACCATCAGCCATCGCCGCGGCAAGCTCGAGGACGCGCGCACGCTGCTCGAGGCCGTGCCCGCGGACAGCCACTTCCACGCCCGGGCTCGCTACCTGCTCGGCGTGGTGCTCGCGGATCCCCACTACCCGGGCCGCCCCGCCGAGGCATCCACCCTGGACGCCGCCGCCATCGCGGCCTTCCAGGGCGCCCGCGAGGCGGCCAAGGACGACTCCCAGGCGGGCCATGACGAGGTGACGCAGCTCGCCCTGCTGGGACTGGGCCGCCTGCACTACGGCCGGCACGAGTACCCGGCCGCCATCGCCGCCTATGAGGCCGTGCCGCGCTACGCCCGCTTCTGGGATCAGGCCCTGTTCGAGAATGGCTTCGCCCGCTTCCAGGACGAGGACTTCGGCGGAGCGCTCGGCAGCCTCCAGGCCCTGCACGCGCCCCAGTTCGAGAACGCCTTCCAGCCCGAGTCGTGGATCCTCAAGGCGACCGTCTACTACTACTCCTGCCTCTTCGACGAGGTGAAGACCACGCTCGCCGCCTACGATTCGCTCTACGAGCCCATGGCGAAGCAGATCGCGCCCTTCACCGGCGAGGACATGGATCTGCTGAGCGCCTACAACCTGGTGGTGGCGGAGAACCGGCGCCTGCCCCAGCCCATCTACCTGTGGATCCGCGAGAACGAGCGCATCCAGGACGTGATGCGGATGGTGGCCCAGGTGGACGCGGAGCGCCGCCGGGTGAACGAACAGGCCGCCTGGCGCGGCACGGGGCTCGTGCAGGAGACGGTCTCCTCGCTGGAGGAAGTGCGCGGCACGCTCATGCAGATCGGCGGGCGCTTCGCCAAGAGCCGCCTGCAGGAGGCCGCCCAGAACCTGCGCACCTTCGCGGATCAGGCGGAGATCATCCGTGTGCAGACCGCGCTCGACGAGAAGGACCTCCTGCTCGCGGGCGTGGATCAGAAGGGGCTGCTCAAGACGCAGTCCATCTACCGGCCGAAGATGCCGGGGGCCGACTGGAACTACTGGAAGTTCCAGGGCGAGTTCTGGCGCGACGAGATCGGCTACTACCAGTACACGCTCAAGCGCGGCTGCCCGGCCAAACCCCAGCGCTGA
- a CDS encoding HupE/UreJ family protein translates to MAPLVLGLLAARAHAHDADILYAQLWRPEAAGAEVRERITLTADTLALLLPADADGDGVLSQADLDARERALAVGFWDAIPLSAGGRPCVRSSTTAHLRDTYVELGARFSCAPGVLRQRFSLLSVLPPSYKVVLGSAVQGEVGQRFADALQPTLVVEEGPERAASGLLEWVGLGLSHIFQGADHLAFLLAVLLVGGSLKRVLLLVTAFTVAHSLTLGATALGWLELDGARGLWVEAAIAASILWVALENLVLRAHRHRAGLTFLFGLVHGLGFASVLRGYGFGDSVASALFGFNVGVELGQALVVLALLPLIRLIQRRPSLHHRTVRVLSLLLLATGGYWFVERAFALIG, encoded by the coding sequence GTGGCGCCGCTCGTGCTGGGGCTGCTCGCGGCTCGCGCGCACGCGCACGACGCGGACATCCTCTATGCGCAGCTCTGGCGCCCGGAGGCGGCGGGGGCCGAGGTGCGCGAGCGCATCACCCTCACGGCCGACACCCTCGCGCTGCTGTTGCCCGCGGACGCGGATGGCGACGGGGTGCTCTCCCAGGCGGATCTGGATGCGCGTGAGCGGGCCCTGGCGGTGGGGTTCTGGGACGCCATCCCCTTGAGCGCCGGAGGCCGGCCCTGCGTGCGCTCCAGCACCACCGCTCATCTCCGGGACACCTATGTGGAGCTGGGCGCCCGTTTCTCCTGCGCGCCGGGAGTGCTGCGCCAGCGCTTCTCCCTGCTCTCCGTGCTGCCTCCCTCCTACAAGGTCGTGCTCGGCAGCGCCGTGCAGGGCGAGGTGGGCCAGCGCTTCGCGGACGCGCTCCAGCCCACGCTCGTCGTGGAGGAGGGGCCCGAGCGGGCCGCGTCGGGACTGCTCGAGTGGGTGGGGTTGGGGCTTTCCCACATCTTCCAGGGCGCGGATCACCTGGCGTTCCTGCTGGCGGTGCTGCTGGTGGGGGGCTCGTTGAAGCGGGTGCTGCTCCTGGTGACGGCCTTCACCGTGGCGCACTCGCTCACCCTGGGGGCCACGGCGCTCGGCTGGCTCGAGCTGGACGGAGCGCGAGGCCTCTGGGTGGAGGCCGCCATCGCCGCGTCCATCCTCTGGGTGGCCCTGGAGAACCTGGTGCTGCGGGCTCACCGCCACCGCGCCGGGCTCACCTTCCTCTTCGGCCTGGTGCACGGCCTGGGCTTCGCCAGCGTGCTGCGCGGCTATGGGTTCGGCGACTCGGTGGCCAGCGCCCTGTTCGGTTTCAATGTGGGCGTGGAATTAGGCCAGGCGCTCGTCGTCCTCGCGCTGCTTCCCCTCATTCGTCTGATTCAACGCCGACCCTCGTTGCACCATCGGACAGTCCGCGTCTTGTCCCTGCTTCTTCTCGCGACGGGAGGGTATTGGTTCGTGGAGCGCGCTTTCGCGTTGATCGGTTGA
- a CDS encoding transglutaminase TgpA family protein, whose protein sequence is MTRPLRLRLLLRDLSIAAAFASMAVSGQVPLWAFGLVLVAVLMGVLGRRPFARYPRLTAALLVPLAGVLYLAVASGQMDLVVAACSFAGLVAAQRVLSESSPATDGQVLLAGLLMIAGGAALSGELLFAVCLLTFAVLASLSLGLAVVEAAVPVGEPVPVRAVMRPLGRGTFVAMLGAMAFFILIPRLNWNVGVRRASPGLGTATSGFSDTVRLGGSGTLKSNPRVVLRARLSPDPGTEQLSSYWVGRTYDTFDGLEWSTIGASTKRHRTRVTLRPGADNQVYQRIELLPAYGSRTLIALETPAKLGNALTHTALGDRRTQLQELGGDELRFVEEGLGYSYEVYSVPPGTDTDPGRMNQQETDQLLALPDNLDPRMEELARRVVGDEKDPLAAAQKLSAWLQREYEYTLELSGDVADPLRDFLFVRKAGHCEHFATALTLMLRTQGFEARLATGFFGGERVGDEYLVRAGDAHAWTHVLVPGRGFVTVDATPPAFRANQSLQLIETMISLYESVEALWRKAVVDYSFRDQLDFVRSMSRPPRDASGQPRPSSSLPPLRAWVTAAGVALAIYGLVRALSQRRARRPAQEATRLVDAVERLLARAGLPPREGETLEDVSARLSGEAHPLAPVLAAITRRYLEARFGQRPLQSGESARLLAQLRRALDDGRPTARAS, encoded by the coding sequence ATGACTCGCCCCCTGCGGTTGCGGTTGCTGCTCCGGGACTTGAGCATCGCGGCGGCCTTCGCCTCCATGGCGGTGTCCGGCCAGGTGCCCCTCTGGGCGTTCGGGCTGGTGCTGGTGGCGGTGTTGATGGGCGTGCTGGGCCGGCGGCCCTTCGCCCGCTACCCGCGCCTGACGGCGGCGCTGCTCGTGCCGCTCGCGGGCGTGCTCTACCTGGCGGTGGCCTCGGGGCAGATGGACCTGGTGGTCGCGGCCTGTTCCTTCGCGGGACTCGTGGCCGCCCAGCGCGTGCTCTCGGAGAGCAGTCCCGCCACGGATGGCCAGGTGCTGCTCGCGGGCCTGCTGATGATCGCCGGTGGCGCGGCGCTCTCCGGTGAATTGCTCTTCGCGGTGTGCCTGCTCACCTTCGCGGTGCTCGCGAGCCTGTCGCTGGGCCTCGCGGTGGTGGAGGCGGCGGTACCCGTGGGCGAGCCGGTGCCCGTGCGCGCGGTGATGCGTCCGCTGGGCCGGGGCACCTTCGTGGCCATGCTGGGCGCGATGGCCTTCTTCATCCTCATTCCGCGCCTCAACTGGAACGTGGGGGTGCGCCGCGCGAGCCCGGGGCTCGGCACCGCCACCAGCGGCTTCTCCGACACCGTGCGCCTGGGGGGCTCGGGCACCCTCAAGAGCAACCCCCGCGTCGTGCTGCGCGCGCGGCTCTCGCCGGATCCCGGCACCGAGCAGCTCTCCTCCTATTGGGTGGGCCGGACGTACGACACCTTCGATGGCCTGGAATGGTCGACGATTGGCGCGTCCACCAAGCGCCACCGCACGCGCGTGACCCTGCGCCCGGGCGCGGACAACCAGGTGTACCAGCGCATCGAATTGCTGCCCGCCTACGGCAGCCGCACGCTCATCGCCCTGGAGACCCCCGCCAAGCTGGGCAATGCCCTGACGCATACCGCCCTGGGCGACCGGCGCACCCAGTTGCAGGAGCTGGGCGGGGACGAGCTGCGCTTCGTGGAGGAAGGGCTCGGCTATTCCTACGAGGTCTACAGCGTGCCGCCCGGCACGGACACGGACCCCGGCCGGATGAACCAGCAGGAGACGGATCAACTCCTGGCGCTGCCGGACAACCTGGACCCGCGCATGGAGGAGCTGGCGCGGCGGGTGGTGGGGGACGAGAAGGATCCCCTGGCCGCGGCCCAGAAGCTGTCCGCCTGGCTGCAGCGCGAGTACGAGTACACGCTGGAGCTGAGCGGAGACGTGGCGGATCCGCTGCGCGACTTCCTCTTCGTGCGCAAGGCGGGCCACTGCGAGCACTTCGCCACGGCGCTCACGCTGATGCTGCGCACCCAGGGCTTCGAGGCGCGGCTCGCCACGGGTTTCTTCGGCGGCGAGCGCGTGGGAGACGAGTACCTGGTGCGCGCGGGAGATGCCCATGCGTGGACGCACGTGCTGGTGCCCGGCCGCGGCTTCGTCACCGTGGACGCCACGCCGCCCGCCTTCCGCGCCAACCAGTCCCTGCAGCTCATCGAGACGATGATTTCCCTCTACGAGTCGGTGGAGGCCTTGTGGCGCAAGGCCGTGGTCGACTACTCGTTCCGGGATCAGCTCGACTTCGTGCGGAGCATGTCGCGGCCGCCCCGCGACGCTTCCGGCCAGCCGCGTCCGAGCTCGTCCCTGCCGCCCCTGCGCGCGTGGGTGACGGCGGCCGGGGTGGCACTGGCCATCTACGGACTCGTGAGGGCCCTGTCCCAGCGCCGCGCCCGGCGTCCCGCCCAGGAGGCCACGCGCCTGGTGGACGCGGTGGAGCGCCTGCTCGCGCGCGCGGGTCTGCCTCCGCGCGAGGGCGAGACGCTCGAGGACGTGTCGGCGCGGCTGTCGGGCGAGGCCCATCCGCTCGCGCCCGTCCTGGCGGCCATCACCCGCCGCTACCTCGAGGCCCGCTTCGGCCAGCGCCCGCTCCAGTCCGGAGAGAGCGCGAGGCTGCTCGCTCAGTTGCGGC
- the rplC gene encoding 50S ribosomal protein L3: MKGLIGKKIGMTQVFNDEGNLVPVTVIDVNTCQIVGKRTPEKDQYSAITVGFGEIREKNLNKPQLGFFKKASAPLRRHLKEFRVSPEEAAGFNVGDAVKADLFAKGELVDVTGITKGRGFQGVMKRWRFKGSQTATRGTHEYRRHPGAIGQRKTPGRVYPNKKLPGHYGVEKVTTQNLTVVDVDVEKGLLLVKGAVPGHNDSLIVVRPSIKLALRAQHKAARSK; encoded by the coding sequence GTGAAGGGTTTGATTGGCAAGAAGATTGGGATGACGCAGGTGTTCAACGACGAGGGCAACCTCGTTCCCGTGACGGTGATCGACGTCAACACCTGCCAGATCGTGGGCAAGCGCACGCCGGAGAAGGATCAGTACTCGGCCATCACGGTGGGCTTCGGGGAGATCCGCGAGAAGAACCTGAACAAGCCCCAGCTGGGCTTCTTCAAGAAGGCCAGCGCCCCGCTGCGCCGCCACCTCAAGGAGTTCCGCGTGTCCCCCGAGGAGGCCGCGGGCTTCAACGTGGGCGACGCCGTGAAGGCGGACCTGTTCGCCAAGGGCGAGCTGGTCGACGTCACGGGCATCACCAAGGGCCGTGGCTTCCAGGGCGTCATGAAGCGCTGGCGCTTCAAGGGCTCGCAGACGGCCACGCGCGGCACCCACGAGTACCGCCGTCACCCGGGCGCCATCGGTCAGCGTAAGACGCCTGGTCGCGTGTACCCGAACAAGAAGCTGCCCGGTCACTACGGCGTGGAGAAGGTCACCACCCAGAACCTGACCGTGGTGGACGTGGACGTGGAAAAGGGCCTGCTGCTCGTCAAGGGCGCCGTTCCCGGCCACAACGACAGCCTCATCGTGGTGCGCCCGAGCATCAAGCTCGCCCTGCGCGCCCAGCACAAGGCCGCCCGCTCCAAGTAG
- a CDS encoding STAS domain-containing protein, protein MVGLEIHQEERAGCLTLRLTGTLDGQTARLLRSSLDALGSREVVVDFTHLREFRDSAVGVLTHGLVEHKVRMRGLDRHQQRMFRYFGLSLGESTSSSRAYYTPEEVLA, encoded by the coding sequence ATGGTGGGGCTGGAAATTCACCAGGAAGAGCGCGCGGGATGCTTGACCCTGCGGTTGACGGGCACGCTGGACGGACAGACGGCCCGGTTGCTGCGCAGCTCGCTGGACGCGCTGGGCTCGCGGGAAGTGGTGGTGGACTTCACCCACCTGCGGGAGTTCCGTGACTCGGCGGTGGGGGTGCTCACCCACGGCCTCGTCGAGCACAAGGTGCGGATGCGGGGCCTGGACCGGCACCAGCAGCGCATGTTCCGCTACTTCGGACTGAGCCTCGGGGAGAGCACCAGCTCCTCGCGCGCCTACTACACGCCGGAAGAAGTCCTCGCCTGA
- a CDS encoding outer membrane beta-barrel domain-containing protein, translated as MTPRIPIRFVSLVLVLTALSAPAQQQVLDPAAVRHRLFSPGERLELSLAVGLPAREYLTGHYNLNVGLAYNFFQTLALEARGGYALSRHTGLARSLSESFLNREDKRITDELEDLWEMGAHGVVGARWAPIYGKLSLLSDATAHFQAYLWAGGGLASLRRESIIQCSQVVDRARGICDNRTQVDDASTATQSYWRTESRVAPVVSAAVGLRFFLSQRHALRFELRDWIFQDQYRVNLDRELWEAGQESGEPAPSPGLSHLVQFDLGYTFLF; from the coding sequence ATGACTCCACGGATTCCCATTCGTTTCGTCTCGCTGGTCCTGGTGCTGACGGCCCTGAGTGCACCGGCCCAGCAGCAGGTGTTGGATCCCGCCGCCGTGCGCCATCGGCTCTTCTCTCCCGGGGAGCGCCTGGAGCTGTCGCTGGCCGTGGGTCTGCCCGCGCGCGAGTACCTCACGGGGCACTACAACCTGAACGTGGGCCTGGCCTACAACTTCTTCCAGACCCTGGCCCTGGAGGCGCGCGGGGGCTACGCGCTCAGCCGCCACACGGGTCTGGCGCGCTCGCTCTCCGAGAGCTTCCTCAACCGCGAGGACAAGCGCATCACCGACGAGCTGGAGGACCTGTGGGAGATGGGCGCGCACGGCGTGGTGGGGGCCCGATGGGCGCCCATCTACGGAAAGCTGTCGCTGCTGTCGGACGCGACGGCGCACTTCCAGGCCTATCTCTGGGCGGGTGGAGGTCTCGCGTCCCTGCGGCGAGAGTCCATCATCCAGTGCTCGCAAGTGGTCGACCGGGCGCGGGGCATCTGTGACAACCGCACCCAGGTGGACGACGCCTCCACGGCGACCCAATCCTACTGGCGCACGGAGAGCCGCGTGGCGCCCGTGGTCTCGGCCGCGGTGGGCCTGCGCTTCTTTCTCTCCCAGCGCCATGCGCTGCGCTTCGAGCTGCGCGATTGGATCTTCCAGGATCAGTACCGCGTGAACCTGGATCGCGAGCTCTGGGAGGCGGGGCAGGAGAGTGGTGAGCCCGCGCCCAGCCCGGGGCTCTCCCATCTGGTGCAGTTCGACCTCGGTTACACCTTCCTTTTCTGA
- a CDS encoding lytic transglycosylase domain-containing protein: MKSWAVALMMMAGVGSGSVAHAFQPYIPGGKTSEMRELRAKLAEQEDHLARLEREAELYAEAEVLGIANAVQASQLPERQQRRLAMAIVREARANGVDPLLVVAVIRTESSFNNYAVSHVGAMGLMQVMPDTGTYLADKAGFKLQRSTNLFDSELNVELGTAYLANLISRFGTPERALVAYNAGPTLARKILAQTDIRERFMAGYPAKVMREFRRLKTQNTTRELTQLDSRKVAKGPG; this comes from the coding sequence ATGAAATCGTGGGCGGTCGCACTGATGATGATGGCGGGTGTGGGGAGCGGTTCGGTGGCCCACGCGTTCCAGCCCTACATCCCAGGGGGGAAGACCTCCGAGATGCGGGAGCTGCGCGCGAAGCTGGCCGAGCAGGAAGATCACCTGGCGCGGCTGGAGCGCGAGGCGGAGCTGTACGCCGAGGCGGAGGTGCTGGGCATCGCCAACGCGGTGCAGGCCTCGCAGCTTCCCGAGCGTCAGCAGCGGCGCCTGGCCATGGCCATCGTGCGCGAGGCGCGGGCCAACGGAGTGGATCCCCTGCTGGTGGTGGCGGTCATCCGCACCGAGAGCTCCTTCAACAACTACGCGGTGTCCCATGTGGGCGCCATGGGCCTCATGCAGGTGATGCCGGACACGGGCACGTACCTGGCGGACAAGGCCGGCTTCAAGCTGCAGCGCAGCACCAATCTGTTCGACTCCGAACTCAACGTGGAGCTGGGCACGGCCTACCTGGCCAACCTCATCTCGCGCTTCGGCACGCCCGAGCGCGCCCTGGTGGCCTACAACGCCGGCCCCACCCTGGCGCGGAAGATCCTCGCCCAGACGGACATCCGCGAGCGCTTCATGGCGGGCTACCCGGCCAAGGTGATGCGCGAGTTCCGCCGCCTCAAGACGCAGAACACCACCCGCGAGCTGACCCAGCTGGACTCGCGGAAGGTCGCCAAGGGCCCGGGATGA
- a CDS encoding outer membrane beta-barrel domain-containing protein has product MRPTSLLSLLLAASPVLAQTSTGTAPSPVQPETRASEPLQPEPPLSVPAPPPAADTPLAATAPEAPLPVANAEQQRLINGAPLHNPNVAVHVVQKKRFADAGRHEFTLYPAVPQINGRFTQHAGSGLQYTYHLQENFALQLAGQYNWYANESAFNLELIDKVREQAQAASALLLSWGALAGVEVTPLYGKFAFYDNHLLQFSVVLSGGAGYGSTRVLIRPEVTQQVDGVGSVVPARFGDTGGKFLGSVGGGLRVQFGDSMALRLEVRDQVYTARVDRVDGCNQRDFQALEEARTGGGSFADLDLSGSCRFQKFDGVDPKTGKNYREDIVLGKDLVGNPSSDVLNNLGFYAGFSYLF; this is encoded by the coding sequence ATGCGACCCACCTCGCTCTTGTCGTTGCTCCTGGCGGCCTCGCCCGTCCTGGCCCAGACCTCCACCGGGACGGCTCCCTCGCCCGTGCAGCCGGAGACCCGTGCCTCCGAGCCGCTCCAGCCCGAGCCGCCCTTGTCCGTGCCCGCGCCACCGCCGGCCGCCGATACGCCACTGGCCGCCACGGCGCCAGAGGCCCCGCTGCCAGTGGCCAACGCCGAGCAGCAGCGGCTGATCAACGGCGCGCCGCTGCACAACCCGAACGTCGCCGTCCACGTGGTGCAGAAGAAGCGCTTCGCGGACGCGGGCCGGCACGAGTTCACGCTCTACCCCGCGGTGCCGCAGATCAACGGCCGCTTCACCCAGCACGCGGGCAGCGGCCTGCAGTACACCTACCACCTGCAGGAGAACTTCGCCCTGCAGCTCGCCGGCCAGTACAACTGGTACGCCAACGAGAGCGCCTTCAACCTGGAGCTCATCGACAAGGTGCGCGAGCAGGCGCAGGCGGCCTCGGCGCTGCTCCTGTCCTGGGGCGCGCTGGCGGGCGTGGAGGTGACGCCGCTGTACGGCAAGTTCGCCTTCTACGACAACCACCTGTTGCAGTTCAGCGTGGTGCTCAGCGGTGGCGCGGGCTACGGCTCCACGCGCGTGCTCATCCGCCCCGAGGTCACCCAGCAGGTGGACGGCGTGGGCTCGGTGGTGCCCGCGCGCTTCGGGGACACGGGTGGCAAGTTCCTCGGCTCGGTGGGCGGTGGCCTGCGCGTGCAGTTCGGCGACTCCATGGCGCTGCGCCTCGAGGTGAGGGATCAGGTCTACACCGCTCGCGTGGACCGCGTGGACGGCTGCAACCAGCGGGACTTCCAGGCGCTGGAGGAGGCGCGCACCGGCGGTGGGTCCTTCGCGGACCTGGACCTGAGCGGCAGCTGCCGGTTCCAGAAGTTCGACGGCGTGGATCCGAAGACGGGCAAGAACTACCGGGAGGACATCGTGCTGGGCAAGGACCTGGTCGGCAACCCGTCCTCGGACGTGCTCAACAACCTCGGCTTCTACGCCGGCTTCTCCTACCTCTTCTGA